The Haloarcula sp. H-GB4 genome segment TGCCGTGGCCACGCCGGTCGCTTTCAGAAACGCCCGCCGAGACGCTCGCATGCCGTCGTCAGTCGTGTCATGTGCCATGACAGGCACACCCAATCGTTAACGTTAATAATTGTTTTTGAAAAACTTGTGTGTAATAGTTGCCAACGGATTTTGGGTACCGCGCAGTCGGAACGCCAGTCGCACCTAAACTGTTTTCACGCGTGCCCGGAGACAGGCAACCATGTTCGAGAAACGCACCTGGATCCGTCTCCCCCGGAACGTCGTGGTCGGGCACGGTGTCCTCGGCCAGGCAATCGAGGCCGTGAGCGAACTCCACCTGACCGGCAGGCCGCTGGTTGTCTCCAGTCCGACGCCACATGATGTCGCCGGCAAGCGGGTCGTCGACCAGTTTGAGGACGCGGGGTACGACCCCTCCGAGATCGTCATCGATCAAGCCAGTTTCGATGCCGTCCAGCAGGTCATCGACCACGCGTCGGAGATTGATGCGGGCTTCCTGCTTGGTGTTGGCGGCGGGAAGGCCATCGATATCACGAAGATGGCAGCCGACGACCTCGGGCTGGGGTTTGTCTCGGTGCCGACGGCCGCGAGCCACGACGGCATCGTCTCTGGCCGCGGCTCGGTCCCCGAAGGTGATACGCGCCACAGCGTCGCCGCTGAGCCGCCACTGGCCGTCATCGCCGACACTGAGGTGCTGGCAGAGGCCCCCTGGCGGCTGACCACTGCCGGCTGTGCCGACATAATCTCGAACTACACCGCGGTTCGGGACTGGCAACTTGCCCACCGGCTCAAGAACGTCCACTACTCCGAGTACGCCGGCGCGCTCTCCCAGATGACCGCCGAGATGCTCGTCGAGAGTGCTGACTCGATAAAACAGGGGCTCGAGGAGTCGTCATGGATTGTCGTGAAAGCGCTCGTTTCTTCCGGCGTTGCGATGTCTATTGCCGGTTCTTCTCGGCCGGCAAGCGGCGCGGAACACCTGTTTTCCCACCAGCTGGATCGGCTCGTCCCAGACGGCGCGCTTCACGGCCATCAGGTCGGTGTCGGCTCGATCATGACCGAATACCTCCACAGCGGCCAGAAAGGCCAGTGGAAAGACGCCAGAGATGCACTGGCCGCCATCGGCGCGCCGACAACGGCAGACGAGCTCGGCATCGATGACGAGACGGTGATCGAAGCGCTGACCACGGCCCATCAGATCCGTGACCGCTACACGGTGTTGGGGGATGGAATGAGTGAAGAAGCAGCGATAGAAGCAGCGACCGTTACCGGCGTTATCTAAACCAGTTCCGCGACCGCGACATCGCTCGCGTCGTCCCACCGGATCGACGCTTCGGCCTCGTCGGGCGTCCCAGCGTCACCGTCTTCGGGTGCCGTGCTTTTGATCTCCGCGTCGAACACGATACTGAGCCGGTACACCGTCTCAGCGTCCGGGTCTGCCTCGTTTCGCACGCCACAAATGGTCGCCCGAACCGCGTCACGAATCGTACACGCGACGCCGGCCGTTTCGGTGACAACCCGCTCGACCGCTGCCGCCGGCCGTTCGGCCCCCTGTGTCTGGCCTTGCGGGATCTCCCAGGACCCGTCAGCGTCACTCATCAACACGTCGCCCGACTCGTTGTGGACGAACGCGTGTACGTCCACCTGTCCTGCTCGTGAGCGCTCGACAGCACGCTGGTATGCCTCTGCACCCACCGAAAAGGTGGTCTGGTCAACCGGCGTCGAGCCGAACTCCTGTTCGAGACGGGCGAGACGCTCTTGCACCCGTGCTCGCGAGCGCTCGGCTATCTCCATACGAAACGGTGCTTCGGCAGCATAATAAATCCGCCTGAACACTCTCACGGTTTGAAAATACCCCGGTGTACCGGCGACAACACGCGTGCAGTGGACGCCCGCGACAACGTTAGTATGGCTCGCTCAGACGTGGTCGTTGAGGAATTCGACGACGGCGGTGTACGCTTCAATCCGGTTCTCCCGCTTGCTGATGCCGTGTCCCTCGTCGTCGAAGATGAGCTTTTCCACCGGGACGCCCTGTTTGGACGCCTGCTCGGCGATTTGTTCGGCCTCGTCAACTGGGACACGCGGGTCGTTGGCCCCGTGGAGGACGAACAGTGGCGCGTGGATGCGGTCGACGTTGTTGATCGGCGAGATAGATTCGAGGAACTCGCGGTCCGCTTCGAGAGACCCGTACTCGGCCTCGCGGAGTTCCCGCCGCCAGTCACCGGTGTTCTCCAGAAACGTCACGAAGTTGGCGATGCCAACCACGTCGACACCGGCCGCCCAGAGGTCCGGGTACTCGGTCAGTGCCGCAAGGACCATGAAACCGCCGTAGGACCCGCCCATCGCCACGATCCGGTCGGAGTCGACAGCCCGGTGGTCGTGGAGCCAATCGACGCCGGCCCGAAGGTCTTTCACCGAGTCCATCCGCTTTTCCACGTCATCAAGGTGCGTGTAGGCCTTTCCGTAGCCCGTCGACCCGCGGACATTGGGCTCGAAGACGGCGTAGCCTCGTGAGAGGAAGTACTGGGTCAGGCCGGAGAACGACGGGCGACGCTGGCTCTCCGGGCCGCCGTGGATATCGACGATGACGGGCGTGTCGCCGTCAGCGCCAGCCCCGTCAGCCGCGCCGTCCGGCAGCGAGAACAGCGCCGGAATCTCTCGCCCGTCGAAGGAGTCAAACCGGACGACTTCTGGCTCAATGAACGTTTCACGCGGGATGCCAGCTGTCGAGGCGGCCGTCCACTGCTCGCTCTCGCCGGTCTCGGCCTCCACGACGAACACGTTGGTGTTGACCTGCCGCCCGGTGACGCTGACGGCGAACCGTTCGGCGTCGGGTCCCCACGAAACGCCCCCGGCCAGCCCGCCCGGCAGGTCCGGCGTCGGGAACGTCTCAATGGTTGTCGGCCCTGTCAGTTCGCCGACGGTGAGTTCGTTGTAGCCGTCGATGTTGCGCGAGTACACGAGACGGCCACTGTCCTTGTCAAGCGCGACGCCGTCGATGTTCCACTGGTCGTCCGAGCGGACGATGTCGAGGTCGCCCTCAAGCGAAAGGCGGGCAAGTTCGAGCGTGTCGCTTTCGGCGTCGGTGACGAGATACACCGCCTCGCCCTCCGGTCCCCACGACGCGCTCGTGTAACGGACCTTCCCCTCGTGTGGCGTGAGATGGCTGCGATTCCCGCTGTCGATGTCAAGCACGTAGATGTCTTGGTCGAAACTGGAGTGGGCTTCGCTGACTAACAGTCGCTCACCGTCGGGCGAGAAGCCGCGGACGGAGAACCAGCCATCTCCCTTCCAGATTAGGTCCGCATCGTCGCCGGTCGCGTCGCGGTCCTGCACGTAGATGTCGAAGACAGCCTCGTCCCGACGGTTCGACGCGAACGCGAAGCGCTCGCCATCGGGCGACCAGCCGCCCCAGCGGTGTTTCGCGTCGGGCATCCCGGTGAGTTCGTGGACGCGCCCGTTCGCGTCGAGCCGGTACAGCTGCGCCCGCTCGTTGCCGCCCTCGTCCATGCCGAAGACGAGTTCCTGGCGCTCGGGCGAGAAGTCGACGAAGCTCACAGTGTCGTCGTAGAACGTCAACTGTTCGGGCCAGCCGTGGGGTTCGGGAAGCGACCAGAGCTGGGCAACGCCGGTCGTGTTCATCAGGAAAGCGAGCGTCCCGTCCGGCGCGAACGAGCTGCCGTAGGCGCTTCGGACGTTGAGATAGCGCGAAAGGTCGTACGCGGTCACAACGGGAGGGAGGGCAGGCACGGGCAAAACCCTTTGTGGCGACCGTAGTCCTGATTCAGCGGAACGCAGCTGTGTTACCCTGACAGACGCTGAAGCGGTTTCTCGCCCTACCAGCGGGCGTACGCGTACGAGGCGACGAGGAGAATCCCCCCGAGTACGAGAAAGGAGAGTGTCCGGGCGAGCGTATCGAGCCCCTGCGTATCGTAGAGGAACACCTTGACTGTCACCAGGCCGAGGACGACGACGCCCTGAAGCCGACGACTGCGGGCGTCAAGTGCGAGGCCAACCCCGACGAACACGAGCCCCAGAACTGCCCAGGCGACCGACAGACTCGCTCCCGAAAGCTCCAGTCCCAGAAGCACCACTGCGAGCCCGGTCGCAGTCCAGACGTACGGCGCAGCCACCGAAAGTTTGCGGTCACTGCTGGGTACCGTCGTCGATGTGCCGCTGAACCATCGACCGAGTGCATAGAAAACCGCGATTCCCAGCAGATAGGCGGCCGGCCGCCCCGTCACCGTCGCAAGTGGGTCCGCAAGCGAGAACGCCGGTAATCTGGTCGCGTCCACAACGAGCAGTTTGACGACAGTCCCGACAGCGACGAGATGCCCGCCGATACGGACCGCCCCTGCATCGTGCCGGGCTCCGAGCGCCAGCGCCCCACAGAGCAGGATGAGGAGACCGACGGTTTCGACGAACGGGTCGGCCGCGAGGATGACACTGATGGCGAGTAGAACGACGGCAAGCACCCCAGAGGCGCTGTTTTGCTGTCTCAGGCGTGACTCCGTGACGGCGTAGATGCCGCCGAGGGCGAGCCCGACTGCCCCGACAGCTACCCCGTCCGGTGCCGTCGGGATGAGTCGACGAACGACTCCTTCCAGCAACAACACGGCGAACACGGCATTGGACGCGGTCGTCCCTTCCACCAGTCGGCGGTGCCATCGATCCGTTCGGTCGCTCGCACGGAGTACGTACACACCGGCAGCATATATTCCGAACGTCGCGGCGAGAACAGCGGTGGCGACCGCCTCAGGCGGCTCCAGCCGCTCCAACCACGCAAGGTGGAGCACGTAGGCCGGGAGGACGCTGCCGAGGACGAGTCGGCTCCACGGGCGGACAGCGGCGATGGTCACGAGCCCGGCAGTGAGAAGCACGACGTAGGCCGGCGAGACGATGAAGGACCCGGCGTCGATTCCGACGTAGGCAGTGACGTATCCCAGCAGGAACGCCTCGCCGGCGACAGCCGGTGCGTGGTCCCGGACCGAGAGCGCCGCGGTGGCGGCCACGAGAGCTGTCAAGACCAGCAGCACCGCCCACAGTGGCGCTCCGATGGCAGCGCGGTACGACTCGAAGCCGTAGGCCGCGTAGACGCTGAAATACGCGATTGCGAGGCCAGTCCCGGCGACGAGTCGCCCCCACCGGCTGTAGCCCTGTGCCTCGGCGGCGTACCGGCCGCCAGCGAGCAGTATGAGCCCGCCCGCCGTGCCGGTGAGTACACGCCCGAGCGGGCCGAGGTATCCCGCCTCGATGGCCAGCCGAATGAAGAAGACGACGCCGACCACCAGCGTGAGGCCACCGACCCCACCGAGCCACTTCATCCCGATGTTGCGCTCCCAGTTCCGTTCGTCGGCCGGTGCGTTGCTGTCGGCAGTCTCGCCGGTGTCTGGCTCTGGCTCCGTACTACCTACGGACTCCGATTCGGGAGCCGCTGTGTCCGACTCGACTGCTGTGCTGGCAGTTTCGGCCTCGGTGGACGGAGGCGGGTCGGTGTCTAACGCCGACTCCAGGGCGGCGATGCGTGTGTGGAGGGCATCAACCTCGGCACGGAGTTCCTGTACCTCCGCACTGAGGTCGCCATCATCGCTCATACAGTGACACGTTGCGGAGTCGCTGTAATAAACATCCAGCCGAACGACAGGTTTGTCGAGGGCAAACCTGTCGTCTGCCGCCGTCAGACTCGAACGGGTGGATTTTTGAGCGGCCACGTCGTCGCCCCTGTATGCGTGTCGCGGTCGTCGCCATGGAGACGAGTCAGTACCGGGACACAGTGGGCCGGACCCGGCTGGAGCGGGTGGCCACCGAACTCGCCGCTGCCGGCCACGACGTGACCGTGTTCTGTTCGCAGTGGTGGCCGGGGTTCGATAATCAGCGCGAGCGCGACGGCGTTACGTACCGCGCTGTCACCGTCTCGCCCACTGTCCCGTCCTTCTGTGTCCGCCTGCCAGTCATGCTTGCTCGGTTCCGACCGGATGTCGTCCACGTTCACCCGACACCAGCATCAGTCTCGCTCGCGGCCAAGACCGGCGCAACGCTTTCACGCGCACCGCTTTTGACGGAGTGGTTCGGGGACGAGGACGTCCCCAAAAACCGCCGGGCTAGCCTTGCGCTTCAGGCGTCGGACTGTCTCATCACCCCCTCTGAACTCGTCCGTACGCGGGTCCGAGAGCGGGGGGCGACGGCGGACCAGACCACGATACTCCCACAGAGCATCGACATGGATCTCGTTAGAGAGGCCGATGCCGGCGAGGAGATCGACGTGGTGTACGCCCATCGACTGGACGGCAGTGCGAACGTCGAGTCGCTGCTGCTCGGGCTGGCGGAACTCAGACAGAAGGGCTGGTCGGCGACGATCATCGGTGACGGCCCGGAACGGGAGTACTACGAACAGGAGGCGGCCGACCTTCGTATCGACGACCGCGTGACCTTCGCCGGCGCGTGCGATATCGAAGAGCGCGTCTCGGTTTACAAGGGCGCGCACGTATTCGTCCAGACGGCGTTCCGGGAGTGTTTCGCCACGGACCTCCTCTGGGCAATGGCCTGTGGCTGTATCGGCATCGTGGAGTACCAGGCCGAGTCGTCGGCCCACGAACTCATCGAGCAGCGCGACCGTGCCTTCCGGGTGACGAACCCGCAGGAAATCGCCGACAAAATCACCGAGTCGGCCGGCTTCGAGCGCCGGACGGTCGACGAGTCCTTCGTCGAGTTCGACCACACACAGGTCCGTGCGGAGTACGAGGACCTCTACGAGAAGCAAATCGAGGATACTGGCCTTTTCTAATCGAAACGGCGCTCAGACGCACTGACGGCGAGCAGAAACGCGCCGTCAGTCAGTACGGGATGACGCGGAACCCTTCGGGGAGCACCAGCCCGAACACAAGGAACAGCACGGCTGCGATACCCGCCGCGATGAGGGCGTAGGGGGCTTGACTCCTGACGTGGACCATGTGATCGCTGCCGCTCGTCGAGGAGGCCAGCACGGTCGTGTCGCTGATGGGCGATGTGTGGTCACCGAAGATGCCGCCGCTGAACACCGCGCCGAGGACGAGCGGGAGGTTCGCGCCCGTCGAGAACGCCAGCGGGATGGCGATGGGGAACATGATGCCGTAGGTCGACCACGACGACCCATCGGAGAAGCTGACAAAAGAGGTCACGAGGAAGATGCCGACTGGGATGATGAACGCCGGCACGCCGCCGAAGACGTTCGTCACGAACGACGAGACACCGAGTATCGTCACTGCGTTCTGGATGGAACTGGCGAACATCAGGATGACAGCAGCCAGGAGGATGCCCTTGAAACCGACCATCATCGCATCGGTGGCGTCGTCGTTCGACGGGATGTCGCCCTTCCAGCGATACAGCAGGAAGCCGACGATAAGTGCTGAGAACGAGGCGAGACCGAGCTGGACGCCACCGATGTTGAACGCCCAGGGACCGCTCGGCGGCGTGATTAGCTGCCAACTGCCGAGTTGGAGCAGTGTGGCCCCCATCCCTTCCTTCCCTTTGACGTAGATAACGGGGCTGGCCCGCCAGAACATCGCGCCGAGGCCGACGACGATCATGGTGAGGATCGGCCAGGCGAAGTTCCGCCAGTCCGGTGTGGCGGTTTCGGACATCTCGTATTCGTCCATCTCCGCAGATATCATCGGATCGGCGTCGTCGCCGACGACCTTCCCTTCGTTTCTCGCTCGGGACTCCTCTGTTCCCATCCCGTAGATGTTTGGCACGACCTGCCACGCGACGAGGCCAGCGAGTCCAAGCGCGATCCATGAGTAAAAGCCGGTAAACAGCGTGTTGAAAAACAGCGGCCAGACGGCGCCGGTTGCCGCGGTGACCTGCTCGCCGCCGGTGTTCACGAAGTTCGTCATCCCCGACGGCAGCGTTCCCTGACGCTGTGCCTCAACGAGGCCACCTCCGATGAAGCCGACCATCGCCGCTCCCCAGGTCGAGTAGAACGCGAGCCGGGACGCCGGCGACCCCGCTGAGTCGACGTAGTAGGCCAGCTTGGCCCGTGACACGTCGAACTTGTCGGTCAGCGGTCGCATCATTGAGCCGACCACGAGGCAGTTGAAGTAGTCGTCAATGTGGATGGAGATACCGGCCAGAAACGCAGCCTTCTCGGCGTCTGCGGCGGAGTCGGCCCGTGCCACCAGCGCCTCCAGCACACCCTGAATCGCACCAGCTCGAATCATCAGTCCGATCAGCCCGCCGATGGCGAAGATGGCGAGCAAGACGTTCTTGACGTACCACTCTCCGAATAGCGGGGCCGTGGCAATTATATCTGGAACGAGCTTCAGGCCGAAAATGCCGCCAAGCACGATGCCACCAAGACCGACCGTCCAGGGACTCCCGTCCTCGGCCTGTGGCTGGACGGTCGCCACCTCGCCGCCAGCGGTGATCAGGTCCGACGGGACCCCGACTGCTTGGGGGTGTAATGCGCCGACCAGCATGCCTGTGATGACGATACCCACGAACAGTCCGATAAGCGCGTCTCGGGTGTACCAGGCGAGACCGATTGCGACGAGCGCTGGAACGATTGACCACGGTCCAGCCGCGATTCCCTCAACCATGCCGGCAGGTCTAGGTGGCGCTATATTAAGGTATGTATTCACACCCGCATCAGGGATGGTCCAGACGAAACCCGTTTGAGCGTCGGTCCCCTCCATTCGGTAGTGACAGACGAGGAGCCAGCCGACCGAGACGACGACTCTGACTCCACCCCGGAACTCGAACTCGACGCCGTCTACGACGCTATCGACGCCGTCGGTCGTCCGCACCTGACGGCGACAGAGTTCTCCCGAAAGACGGACCTGACACCCGACGAGGCGCGGGC includes the following:
- a CDS encoding NAD(P)-dependent glycerol-1-phosphate dehydrogenase produces the protein MFEKRTWIRLPRNVVVGHGVLGQAIEAVSELHLTGRPLVVSSPTPHDVAGKRVVDQFEDAGYDPSEIVIDQASFDAVQQVIDHASEIDAGFLLGVGGGKAIDITKMAADDLGLGFVSVPTAASHDGIVSGRGSVPEGDTRHSVAAEPPLAVIADTEVLAEAPWRLTTAGCADIISNYTAVRDWQLAHRLKNVHYSEYAGALSQMTAEMLVESADSIKQGLEESSWIVVKALVSSGVAMSIAGSSRPASGAEHLFSHQLDRLVPDGALHGHQVGVGSIMTEYLHSGQKGQWKDARDALAAIGAPTTADELGIDDETVIEALTTAHQIRDRYTVLGDGMSEEAAIEAATVTGVI
- a CDS encoding NUDIX hydrolase translates to MEIAERSRARVQERLARLEQEFGSTPVDQTTFSVGAEAYQRAVERSRAGQVDVHAFVHNESGDVLMSDADGSWEIPQGQTQGAERPAAAVERVVTETAGVACTIRDAVRATICGVRNEADPDAETVYRLSIVFDAEIKSTAPEDGDAGTPDEAEASIRWDDASDVAVAELV
- a CDS encoding S9 family peptidase — protein: MTAYDLSRYLNVRSAYGSSFAPDGTLAFLMNTTGVAQLWSLPEPHGWPEQLTFYDDTVSFVDFSPERQELVFGMDEGGNERAQLYRLDANGRVHELTGMPDAKHRWGGWSPDGERFAFASNRRDEAVFDIYVQDRDATGDDADLIWKGDGWFSVRGFSPDGERLLVSEAHSSFDQDIYVLDIDSGNRSHLTPHEGKVRYTSASWGPEGEAVYLVTDAESDTLELARLSLEGDLDIVRSDDQWNIDGVALDKDSGRLVYSRNIDGYNELTVGELTGPTTIETFPTPDLPGGLAGGVSWGPDAERFAVSVTGRQVNTNVFVVEAETGESEQWTAASTAGIPRETFIEPEVVRFDSFDGREIPALFSLPDGAADGAGADGDTPVIVDIHGGPESQRRPSFSGLTQYFLSRGYAVFEPNVRGSTGYGKAYTHLDDVEKRMDSVKDLRAGVDWLHDHRAVDSDRIVAMGGSYGGFMVLAALTEYPDLWAAGVDVVGIANFVTFLENTGDWRRELREAEYGSLEADREFLESISPINNVDRIHAPLFVLHGANDPRVPVDEAEQIAEQASKQGVPVEKLIFDDEGHGISKRENRIEAYTAVVEFLNDHV
- a CDS encoding DUF2339 domain-containing protein, with translation MSDDGDLSAEVQELRAEVDALHTRIAALESALDTDPPPSTEAETASTAVESDTAAPESESVGSTEPEPDTGETADSNAPADERNWERNIGMKWLGGVGGLTLVVGVVFFIRLAIEAGYLGPLGRVLTGTAGGLILLAGGRYAAEAQGYSRWGRLVAGTGLAIAYFSVYAAYGFESYRAAIGAPLWAVLLVLTALVAATAALSVRDHAPAVAGEAFLLGYVTAYVGIDAGSFIVSPAYVVLLTAGLVTIAAVRPWSRLVLGSVLPAYVLHLAWLERLEPPEAVATAVLAATFGIYAAGVYVLRASDRTDRWHRRLVEGTTASNAVFAVLLLEGVVRRLIPTAPDGVAVGAVGLALGGIYAVTESRLRQQNSASGVLAVVLLAISVILAADPFVETVGLLILLCGALALGARHDAGAVRIGGHLVAVGTVVKLLVVDATRLPAFSLADPLATVTGRPAAYLLGIAVFYALGRWFSGTSTTVPSSDRKLSVAAPYVWTATGLAVVLLGLELSGASLSVAWAVLGLVFVGVGLALDARSRRLQGVVVLGLVTVKVFLYDTQGLDTLARTLSFLVLGGILLVASYAYARW
- a CDS encoding glycosyltransferase, with amino-acid sequence MRVAVVAMETSQYRDTVGRTRLERVATELAAAGHDVTVFCSQWWPGFDNQRERDGVTYRAVTVSPTVPSFCVRLPVMLARFRPDVVHVHPTPASVSLAAKTGATLSRAPLLTEWFGDEDVPKNRRASLALQASDCLITPSELVRTRVRERGATADQTTILPQSIDMDLVREADAGEEIDVVYAHRLDGSANVESLLLGLAELRQKGWSATIIGDGPEREYYEQEAADLRIDDRVTFAGACDIEERVSVYKGAHVFVQTAFRECFATDLLWAMACGCIGIVEYQAESSAHELIEQRDRAFRVTNPQEIADKITESAGFERRTVDESFVEFDHTQVRAEYEDLYEKQIEDTGLF
- a CDS encoding Na+/H+ antiporter NhaC family protein, which produces MVEGIAAGPWSIVPALVAIGLAWYTRDALIGLFVGIVITGMLVGALHPQAVGVPSDLITAGGEVATVQPQAEDGSPWTVGLGGIVLGGIFGLKLVPDIIATAPLFGEWYVKNVLLAIFAIGGLIGLMIRAGAIQGVLEALVARADSAADAEKAAFLAGISIHIDDYFNCLVVGSMMRPLTDKFDVSRAKLAYYVDSAGSPASRLAFYSTWGAAMVGFIGGGLVEAQRQGTLPSGMTNFVNTGGEQVTAATGAVWPLFFNTLFTGFYSWIALGLAGLVAWQVVPNIYGMGTEESRARNEGKVVGDDADPMISAEMDEYEMSETATPDWRNFAWPILTMIVVGLGAMFWRASPVIYVKGKEGMGATLLQLGSWQLITPPSGPWAFNIGGVQLGLASFSALIVGFLLYRWKGDIPSNDDATDAMMVGFKGILLAAVILMFASSIQNAVTILGVSSFVTNVFGGVPAFIIPVGIFLVTSFVSFSDGSSWSTYGIMFPIAIPLAFSTGANLPLVLGAVFSGGIFGDHTSPISDTTVLASSTSGSDHMVHVRSQAPYALIAAGIAAVLFLVFGLVLPEGFRVIPY